In a single window of the Pseudodesulfovibrio profundus genome:
- a CDS encoding NAD-dependent epimerase/dehydratase family protein, whose translation MKPTNTSSSIALIGGLSPLGEATARMLLAAGDVDILITHRPDSSGVPLDDARVSHIAIDGLDVHAMADSVKDCDTVVWFIHDRSAAQGVNTAAFRDFVHGIKGSAVRKIVFISSGGAVYGEPLLLPVEETQIRNPLDDYGMEKKGMEDVLFDLDDASSIQTAIIRPANIYGDESLTGRSKGVVSSCLQCLMNGDVLSVFHNGETVRDYVHVDDVAAATIEAIRTELPHVVWNVGSELGYSTTEVINALESFYGGSGLRTKYIPVSGEFIRNSVLSTESLRSQSSWRMTKEPMDGFRELAQKARKLAGI comes from the coding sequence ATGAAGCCCACTAATACATCATCCAGCATCGCGCTCATCGGCGGCTTGTCTCCTCTTGGAGAGGCTACAGCGCGTATGCTTCTTGCCGCCGGTGACGTGGATATCCTCATCACGCACAGGCCGGATTCCTCCGGTGTGCCGTTAGATGATGCTCGTGTTTCCCATATCGCCATTGATGGGCTAGACGTGCATGCCATGGCCGATAGCGTCAAGGATTGCGACACGGTTGTCTGGTTCATTCATGACCGAAGCGCGGCGCAGGGCGTCAACACCGCAGCTTTCCGAGATTTTGTTCACGGGATTAAAGGCAGTGCCGTAAGGAAGATCGTGTTCATATCTTCTGGTGGCGCCGTCTATGGCGAGCCGCTTTTGCTGCCGGTCGAAGAGACACAGATCCGCAACCCGCTTGATGACTACGGCATGGAGAAAAAGGGTATGGAAGATGTGTTGTTCGATCTCGATGATGCATCCTCCATTCAGACGGCCATTATTCGCCCCGCCAATATTTACGGGGACGAGTCGTTAACCGGTCGATCAAAAGGTGTTGTCAGCAGTTGTCTGCAATGCCTGATGAATGGCGATGTGTTGTCGGTGTTCCATAATGGTGAGACCGTGCGCGACTATGTTCATGTTGATGATGTTGCGGCAGCAACCATAGAGGCGATTCGAACAGAACTTCCCCATGTGGTTTGGAATGTCGGGTCAGAGCTGGGGTACAGCACCACGGAAGTCATCAATGCGCTCGAATCCTTTTATGGTGGATCGGGTCTGAGAACAAAATACATCCCTGTGAGTGGAGAATTCATACGAAACAGTGTGCTTTCCACTGAATCGCTTCGTTCCCAATCCTCGTGGCGAATGACGAAGGAACCCATGGACGGATTCAGGGAACTTGCGCAAAAAGCGCGTAAATTAGCTGGAATATAA
- the hisI gene encoding phosphoribosyl-AMP cyclohydrolase, with protein MIRPDFEKMDGLVPAIAQDAETGEVLMMAYMNEEAWDKTLETGEAHYWSRSRNTLWHKGGTSSHTQKVKSIRIDCDDDTLVLLIDQIGGAACHKGYRSCFYREMKDGEVTECSPLVFDPKEVYK; from the coding sequence ATGATCAGACCGGATTTTGAAAAAATGGACGGACTCGTCCCTGCCATTGCACAGGACGCCGAAACCGGCGAAGTCCTGATGATGGCCTACATGAATGAAGAAGCATGGGATAAGACCCTGGAAACCGGTGAGGCCCATTACTGGAGCCGCAGCCGCAACACGTTATGGCATAAGGGCGGTACCTCGAGCCATACGCAGAAGGTGAAGTCCATCCGCATTGATTGCGACGACGACACCTTGGTGCTTCTCATCGACCAGATTGGCGGCGCAGCCTGTCACAAAGGCTATCGCTCATGTTTTTATCGTGAAATGAAGGACGGTGAGGTGACCGAATGTTCCCCGCTCGTCTTCGACCCGAAAGAGGTATATAAATAA
- a CDS encoding TlpA family protein disulfide reductase, producing the protein MNMLQRFIVVLAMSFVLVACSGGSQADGEGSGAAQDGFPKMGLAELDAYLAANKGKPTALMFWTTWCPSCKQAIPEMEKLAKSHGDSVNVITVSLDENVSALESYYANKEKVLPVYHGNEAIAQRFGVQAIPTLVLFDTEGNSVFAKPGVYPHEMLTKMAEKMMAGQK; encoded by the coding sequence ATGAATATGTTACAACGGTTTATAGTTGTGTTGGCCATGAGTTTCGTTCTGGTCGCCTGTTCAGGTGGCAGTCAGGCTGATGGAGAAGGCAGTGGTGCTGCTCAGGATGGGTTCCCCAAAATGGGACTGGCTGAGCTGGATGCCTATCTTGCCGCCAACAAGGGCAAGCCGACAGCATTAATGTTCTGGACCACTTGGTGTCCTTCCTGTAAGCAGGCAATTCCCGAGATGGAAAAGCTGGCTAAGTCCCATGGCGATTCCGTGAATGTAATCACTGTCTCGCTGGACGAAAACGTCAGCGCTTTGGAAAGCTACTACGCTAACAAAGAGAAGGTATTGCCCGTATACCACGGCAACGAGGCCATTGCTCAGCGGTTTGGTGTTCAGGCCATCCCGACCCTGGTTCTGTTTGACACAGAGGGCAATTCGGTTTTTGCCAAGCCCGGCGTATACCCGCACGAAATGCTCACGAAGATGGCCGAAAAGATGATGGCAGGACAAAAGTGA
- the hpt gene encoding hypoxanthine phosphoribosyltransferase: protein MGHKLTPFITAEQIAERVESLGKEITTSYDGDEPLVCICVLKGAFLFFSDIIRKIDRDIEVDFVRLASYGTATSRGDDIVFSKDLEISIEDKDVLVIEDIVDTGHSMDFLLNVLRMRKPKSLKICSLIDKHERREKQITVDFSGFKLEDGFIVGYGLDYAERYRELDGIYELSTE from the coding sequence ATGGGACATAAACTCACCCCTTTCATTACTGCCGAACAGATCGCGGAACGCGTCGAATCTCTCGGCAAGGAAATAACCACAAGCTATGACGGCGACGAGCCGTTGGTTTGTATTTGCGTCCTCAAAGGCGCTTTTCTCTTTTTCTCTGATATCATTCGTAAAATCGATCGCGACATCGAAGTGGATTTTGTCCGTCTTGCCAGCTACGGCACGGCGACATCCCGCGGTGATGACATCGTTTTCTCCAAGGATCTGGAGATATCCATCGAAGACAAGGATGTGCTGGTCATCGAAGATATCGTCGATACCGGCCACTCCATGGACTTTCTTTTGAATGTTTTGAGGATGAGAAAGCCGAAGAGTTTGAAAATCTGCTCACTTATTGATAAGCATGAGCGACGAGAAAAGCAGATCACTGTTGATTTCTCGGGGTTCAAGCTCGAAGATGGGTTCATCGTCGGGTACGGCCTGGACTATGCAGAGCGCTATAGAGAGCTTGATGGAATTTACGAATTGTCCACAGAATAA
- a CDS encoding DUF3426 domain-containing protein — protein sequence MIVTCPNCTTRYNLPDDKVPPGGAKVKCSKCAHVFKAGLPPASPEEEVESLLENDSPAPEAGAGDDFDATFDEVAAGQSPAGDEEIPQSTDSDEDQADDAAAEDELGGLPDDMFEEDTPEPEADAVEEAMGAVEEEFGPETTESDASDDMPGVDDLFDDVDDRPEPEEGPAPTGIDEEAAENVDSLFGDDDELFDDDESEDAFDDELEEESDDVSDDLEDDESDLFLKKPTSDEDLDSSLTDEKEEDEPILPGETDFELDKQFDEKPEKKKSSKSMGCLIILVVTLLCLGGGVYWAMTSMDIGQYLKNVPYVGKMFMEETGGDEPAAPGESPEDRVRNIELKNVRQYYVANEKTGNLFIVDGKAVNKFSEPKERIKVEVVLYDASGNVLTSQAFLCGNVLSQFQLQVQTRKEIEEGLASDVGILSNNMFLRPGSSTPFMAVFFDPPSNVKEFLVKVVDVSDPE from the coding sequence ATGATCGTCACCTGCCCAAACTGCACCACAAGGTACAATCTCCCCGACGACAAAGTGCCGCCGGGCGGAGCCAAGGTCAAATGCTCCAAATGCGCCCACGTCTTCAAGGCCGGTCTGCCGCCGGCATCACCTGAAGAAGAAGTGGAAAGCCTGTTGGAGAATGACTCTCCAGCTCCGGAAGCCGGGGCCGGTGATGATTTTGACGCTACATTCGATGAAGTCGCGGCCGGACAATCCCCGGCAGGTGACGAAGAAATCCCCCAATCCACAGATAGCGACGAAGACCAAGCTGACGACGCTGCGGCTGAAGACGAGTTGGGTGGCCTCCCGGATGATATGTTCGAAGAGGACACACCTGAGCCGGAAGCAGACGCTGTTGAAGAGGCTATGGGGGCTGTTGAAGAGGAGTTCGGACCGGAGACCACCGAATCCGATGCCTCTGATGATATGCCCGGTGTCGATGATCTTTTCGATGACGTGGATGATCGCCCCGAACCCGAAGAAGGCCCTGCTCCCACGGGGATAGATGAAGAAGCCGCAGAGAATGTGGATTCACTGTTCGGTGATGACGACGAACTCTTTGACGACGACGAATCCGAAGATGCATTCGATGATGAGTTGGAAGAAGAGAGCGATGACGTATCGGATGATTTGGAAGACGATGAATCCGACCTGTTCCTCAAGAAGCCGACGTCCGATGAAGACCTGGATTCCTCGTTGACGGATGAAAAGGAAGAGGATGAGCCTATTCTTCCGGGCGAGACTGACTTCGAGCTGGACAAGCAGTTCGATGAGAAGCCTGAGAAGAAGAAAAGCAGCAAATCAATGGGATGTCTTATCATCCTGGTCGTGACTCTTCTCTGCTTGGGTGGCGGCGTCTACTGGGCCATGACCAGTATGGATATCGGTCAATATCTCAAGAATGTTCCGTACGTCGGCAAGATGTTCATGGAAGAGACCGGTGGTGATGAACCTGCTGCGCCTGGTGAATCTCCAGAAGACCGCGTCCGAAACATCGAACTCAAGAATGTTCGACAGTACTACGTGGCTAACGAGAAGACAGGCAATCTCTTCATCGTGGACGGCAAAGCGGTAAATAAATTTTCCGAGCCGAAAGAGCGCATTAAGGTCGAAGTTGTATTGTATGATGCCAGTGGCAACGTGCTGACCTCCCAGGCCTTCCTGTGCGGCAACGTGCTTTCCCAATTCCAGTTGCAGGTTCAGACCCGCAAGGAAATTGAGGAAGGATTGGCCAGCGATGTTGGTATCCTTTCCAACAATATGTTCCTCAGGCCGGGGTCATCCACGCCGTTCATGGCCGTGTTCTTCGACCCGCCTAGCAACGTCAAGGAATTCCTGGTCAAGGTCGTTGACGTCAGCGATCCCGAGTAG
- the hisG gene encoding ATP phosphoribosyltransferase, producing the protein MSEQFLRLGVPKGSLQDATLKLFAKAGWKIKLHNRNYFPDIDDDRIKCSLARAQEMSMYVENGTFDVGLTGMDWIKENKSDVVVVDDLIYSKVSNRKARWVLCVKGDSPYKRPEDLEGKKIATELVGFTKEYFKSIGVNVDVTFSWGTTEAKVVEDLCDAVVEITETGTTIRANGLRIIAELMQTNTQLIANKEAWEDPKKRKLIQEINMLLQGALKAEKMVGLKMNLPKDKLEALNGSLPSLNSPTVAELQDHNWLSVEIMVEETVVRDLIPRLVEFGAEGIIEYPLNKVI; encoded by the coding sequence ATGTCTGAACAATTTCTCCGTCTTGGTGTCCCCAAAGGTTCCCTGCAGGATGCAACTCTCAAACTGTTTGCCAAGGCAGGCTGGAAAATCAAGCTGCACAATCGCAACTACTTTCCGGATATCGACGATGATCGCATAAAATGCTCCCTTGCCCGTGCACAGGAAATGTCCATGTACGTCGAGAACGGCACCTTTGATGTCGGCCTGACCGGCATGGACTGGATCAAGGAAAACAAATCCGACGTTGTTGTGGTTGACGACCTCATCTACTCCAAGGTCTCCAATCGCAAAGCCCGCTGGGTCCTGTGCGTCAAAGGGGATTCCCCTTACAAGCGCCCTGAGGACCTTGAAGGTAAGAAAATCGCCACCGAGCTGGTCGGTTTCACCAAGGAATACTTCAAGTCCATTGGAGTCAACGTGGATGTCACCTTTTCCTGGGGTACCACCGAGGCCAAGGTTGTCGAAGACCTGTGTGATGCTGTCGTGGAGATCACCGAAACCGGCACGACCATTCGCGCCAACGGGTTGCGCATCATCGCTGAGCTGATGCAGACCAATACGCAGCTCATCGCCAACAAGGAAGCATGGGAAGATCCGAAAAAGCGCAAGCTCATTCAGGAAATCAACATGCTGTTGCAGGGTGCACTCAAGGCCGAAAAGATGGTCGGTTTGAAAATGAACCTGCCCAAGGATAAGCTCGAAGCCCTCAACGGCTCCCTGCCGTCCCTCAATTCCCCGACCGTGGCGGAACTGCAGGACCACAACTGGCTCTCGGTTGAGATCATGGTTGAAGAGACCGTTGTTCGCGACCTCATTCCTCGTCTGGTGGAATTTGGTGCAGAGGGCATCATTGAATACCCGCTGAACAAAGTCATCTAG
- a CDS encoding redox-sensing transcriptional repressor Rex, with protein MKSEHIPKATIGRLAVYIQVLENLLRDGNDVISSEKLARACSVNSSQIRKDLAYFGEFGVRGVGYYVQELITSIKQSLGIDRVWKCALIGVGNMGTALLRHHDFEKRGFKIAAAFDCDPDKIGREFENLEIVCPTHLKEQAPEMGLEIGIITTPPDRAQRAANHLVDANIRGIINFAPARINVPAHIPVEYVDFFDHLYAIAFQITLGND; from the coding sequence ATGAAAAGCGAACATATCCCAAAAGCCACCATCGGGCGCCTCGCCGTGTATATCCAGGTTCTTGAAAACCTGCTTCGTGACGGTAATGACGTTATCTCTTCTGAGAAGCTTGCTCGCGCTTGCTCGGTAAACTCGTCCCAGATTCGCAAGGACCTTGCGTATTTTGGTGAATTCGGAGTGCGTGGTGTCGGATATTATGTTCAGGAACTGATCACGTCCATCAAGCAATCACTCGGAATCGATAGAGTGTGGAAATGTGCGTTGATCGGTGTTGGAAACATGGGTACGGCTTTGCTGCGTCACCATGATTTCGAGAAGCGGGGATTCAAAATTGCCGCTGCATTCGATTGCGACCCTGACAAGATCGGGCGTGAATTTGAAAATCTCGAGATCGTATGTCCCACCCACCTGAAAGAGCAGGCTCCCGAGATGGGCCTTGAAATAGGTATCATCACCACACCACCCGACCGTGCTCAGCGCGCAGCTAACCATCTGGTTGATGCAAACATTCGTGGCATTATCAACTTTGCACCTGCCCGAATCAATGTACCCGCGCATATCCCTGTCGAATACGTCGACTTCTTTGATCACTTATACGCAATTGCATTTCAGATCACGCTAGGCAACGATTAA
- a CDS encoding ATP synthase F0 subunit C — protein MKIAKILFTTLAMVMVASTAFAAGDAGVMSAKAYATAIGMGIAAGLCGIGQGMGVKGACEGIARNPEAGGQLSTTLILGLAFIESLAIYALVVNLILLFVV, from the coding sequence ATGAAAATCGCTAAGATTCTGTTCACCACCCTGGCTATGGTTATGGTTGCTTCCACTGCTTTCGCTGCTGGCGACGCAGGTGTCATGTCCGCTAAAGCTTACGCTACTGCAATCGGCATGGGCATCGCTGCTGGTCTCTGCGGCATCGGTCAGGGCATGGGCGTCAAGGGCGCTTGTGAAGGTATCGCTCGTAACCCCGAAGCTGGCGGACAGCTGTCCACCACCTTGATTCTCGGCCTGGCATTCATCGAGTCCCTGGCTATTTACGCTCTGGTTGTTAACCTGATCCTCCTCTTCGTCGTCTAG
- a CDS encoding AtpZ/AtpI family protein, translated as MFFSSDGRWKNIVQVGGTASTMGLHIVSAIIVGLTLGYFLDDYFGTKPYLIMIFFVLGVMAGFKMVWEDFRKLQRRQEGQQHGSLKQEGEKSAGDD; from the coding sequence ATGTTCTTTTCAAGTGATGGACGTTGGAAAAATATCGTGCAGGTCGGTGGAACCGCCAGCACGATGGGGCTACACATTGTGTCAGCCATCATCGTCGGTTTGACTTTGGGGTATTTTCTGGACGATTACTTCGGTACCAAGCCGTATCTGATCATGATCTTCTTTGTGCTAGGGGTCATGGCTGGGTTTAAAATGGTTTGGGAAGATTTCAGAAAATTGCAACGACGTCAGGAAGGACAGCAACACGGTTCTTTGAAACAGGAAGGTGAAAAGAGTGCTGGAGATGATTAA
- a CDS encoding M48 family metalloprotease: MPSIKNIRQWSRREFIQAGGMTAMGIALGACAKNPVTGQSQFMLVSKEQEISMDKEASPHQLSADYGPTQDAQLNEYVSGIGHTLSNNSHRPDMPYNYQVVNANYINAYAFPGGTIACTRAIMLEMDNEAELAGLLGHEIGHVNARHTSSRMSSQMMVGAVAGIGGAVVGATLGGEWGALAGGLGGIGAGVLLAKYSRDDERQADALGMEYMTRAGYNPDGMVGLMDMLNEQHDREPSALEVMFSTHPMSSERLQTARKRAYTEYMGASEYSLYRERYMDNTASLRKLAPAIKELQDAEKLLGQKKYDAAEEKCAAALQIAPDDYAGLLTMTKCQIAKENYEKAQPYAQHAKDVYPGEAQALQLNGLLLLHSKQYASAYENFDAYEQSMPGNPYTAFYKGYTSEGMGNRDQAAQNYLRFLKQVNKGDQAKHAYYKLVDWGYIKGEASPVENPLAGLA; the protein is encoded by the coding sequence ATGCCTTCCATAAAAAATATTCGCCAATGGAGCCGACGGGAGTTTATTCAGGCTGGTGGCATGACGGCTATGGGTATTGCACTGGGCGCTTGCGCTAAAAATCCTGTGACAGGACAAAGTCAGTTCATGCTGGTTTCCAAAGAGCAGGAAATATCCATGGATAAGGAAGCGTCACCACATCAACTGTCTGCCGACTACGGTCCGACGCAGGACGCTCAGCTCAATGAATACGTATCAGGGATCGGACATACGCTGTCCAACAACAGTCATCGTCCCGATATGCCCTACAATTATCAGGTAGTGAACGCCAATTACATCAATGCGTACGCTTTTCCTGGCGGCACCATTGCCTGTACGCGTGCCATCATGTTGGAGATGGATAATGAAGCCGAACTGGCTGGCCTGCTTGGGCATGAAATAGGTCATGTCAATGCCAGGCACACCTCTTCGCGCATGAGCAGCCAGATGATGGTCGGTGCCGTGGCAGGCATCGGTGGCGCTGTTGTCGGCGCAACCCTGGGCGGTGAATGGGGTGCTCTGGCCGGAGGCTTGGGTGGAATCGGGGCAGGTGTCCTTCTCGCCAAGTATAGCCGTGACGATGAGCGCCAGGCCGATGCGCTGGGCATGGAATACATGACTCGCGCCGGATATAATCCCGATGGAATGGTTGGTCTCATGGACATGCTCAATGAGCAGCATGATCGTGAACCGAGCGCATTGGAAGTGATGTTCTCCACTCACCCCATGAGCAGCGAGCGGTTGCAGACCGCACGCAAGCGTGCTTACACCGAATATATGGGCGCAAGTGAATATTCCCTTTACCGTGAACGATACATGGATAATACGGCTTCGTTGCGCAAGTTGGCGCCGGCGATCAAGGAATTGCAGGATGCCGAAAAGTTGCTTGGTCAGAAAAAGTATGACGCTGCTGAGGAAAAGTGCGCGGCAGCTCTTCAAATTGCTCCGGACGATTATGCCGGATTGCTGACCATGACCAAATGTCAGATAGCGAAGGAAAATTACGAAAAGGCGCAACCGTACGCCCAACACGCCAAGGATGTGTATCCGGGTGAAGCGCAGGCTCTCCAGCTTAATGGTCTCCTGCTGTTGCATTCCAAGCAATATGCATCGGCATACGAGAATTTTGATGCATATGAACAGAGTATGCCCGGCAATCCGTATACCGCTTTTTACAAGGGATATACGAGTGAAGGGATGGGAAATCGGGATCAGGCAGCACAGAATTACCTGCGATTTCTGAAACAGGTCAACAAGGGCGATCAGGCGAAACACGCCTATTACAAGCTTGTTGATTGGGGATACATCAAAGGTGAAGCTTCGCCGGTGGAGAATCCTCTTGCCGGACTGGCCTGA
- a CDS encoding ATP synthase subunit I, which translates to MINRKIEPLLVKMGFDQTDTRIIIRNQIYVSLGTSLVIVLVTLFSRWSFAFSAGALLALVNFWALARIVQSIVHEPKGGPFKLFVIFMVKMTLSGLALYWLLGVERVPHWGLISGIGTVPLNLTVTGLMLMGNKKA; encoded by the coding sequence ATGATTAATCGGAAAATTGAACCCCTCCTTGTGAAGATGGGGTTTGATCAGACTGATACGCGTATCATCATCCGCAATCAGATTTACGTATCGCTGGGGACCTCTCTAGTGATCGTGCTGGTAACATTGTTTTCCCGGTGGTCCTTTGCTTTTTCGGCAGGAGCGTTACTCGCTCTCGTCAATTTCTGGGCGCTCGCCCGCATAGTCCAGAGTATTGTGCACGAGCCGAAGGGCGGACCATTCAAACTGTTTGTAATATTCATGGTGAAGATGACTCTGAGCGGGCTGGCCCTGTATTGGTTGCTAGGAGTCGAACGTGTTCCCCACTGGGGGTTGATTTCAGGTATCGGCACCGTTCCGCTTAATCTTACGGTGACAGGCCTGATGCTGATGGGGAACAAAAAGGCCTAG
- a CDS encoding response regulator, whose translation MSAQKILVIEDHKDTRELLKYNLTSAGFDVGTAEDGQSGLNLAAAFKPDIVLLDLMMPGMDGLETCRQLKSDVSLARIPVIMLTAKGEEVDKIVGLELGADDYVVKPFSPRELVLRIKAILRRSGSPQPDSPKQWERDGLSVDFEAHRLSVDGEEIPLTATEFKLLTVLVSGAGKVQTRDNLLDTVWDTHFEGYSRTVDTHVRRLRQKLGPYAKLIETVRGVGYRFKA comes from the coding sequence GTGTCTGCACAGAAAATTCTGGTCATTGAAGACCATAAAGACACTCGAGAGCTACTGAAATACAATCTGACGTCCGCTGGGTTTGATGTAGGCACAGCAGAAGATGGCCAAAGCGGCCTGAATCTGGCTGCTGCCTTCAAGCCGGACATCGTACTGCTTGACCTCATGATGCCGGGGATGGATGGACTGGAAACATGCAGACAATTGAAGTCTGACGTGAGCCTTGCGCGCATCCCTGTCATTATGCTCACAGCCAAGGGCGAGGAAGTCGATAAAATTGTCGGGCTGGAACTCGGAGCCGATGATTATGTAGTCAAACCATTCTCGCCACGCGAACTGGTACTGCGCATCAAGGCGATCCTGCGTCGCTCAGGTTCACCACAGCCAGACTCACCCAAACAGTGGGAACGTGATGGGTTGTCTGTTGATTTTGAAGCACACCGACTTTCCGTCGACGGAGAAGAAATTCCTCTGACAGCCACGGAATTCAAACTGCTGACCGTGCTGGTTTCCGGCGCTGGCAAAGTGCAGACACGCGACAACCTCTTGGACACTGTATGGGATACCCATTTTGAAGGATACTCACGAACAGTCGATACCCATGTTCGTCGACTGCGCCAAAAGCTGGGGCCATACGCCAAACTCATTGAGACAGTGCGAGGAGTTGGCTACCGCTTTAAAGCCTGA
- a CDS encoding glutamine amidotransferase, with product MKYLVIRTGGTFPQYAQKHGDFQDWTARNMGIGADEWVCSDVKNGEKLPSSWDFSGCVITGSHDMVTDDSLPYLTSVKGWIRDAASHDVPILGICFGHQLVADALGGKVGPHPQGPEIGTMQIHKTDQAANDPLFSTLPDTFPAHTTHFQSALTLPDDAVILAHNKHEPHHAFRIGKHIWGVQFHPEFDAEAMRLYVAEQAQAILKNGGDPSLLLSNVTQTHDAASLLCTFTAYCRSLSR from the coding sequence ATGAAATATCTTGTAATACGCACCGGCGGTACCTTTCCCCAGTATGCCCAAAAGCATGGAGACTTCCAAGACTGGACTGCCCGGAATATGGGGATAGGGGCCGATGAATGGGTATGCAGCGACGTAAAAAATGGGGAGAAATTGCCCTCATCCTGGGATTTTTCCGGGTGCGTCATCACCGGATCACATGACATGGTTACGGATGACAGCCTGCCCTACCTCACTTCAGTGAAGGGTTGGATTCGTGATGCGGCTTCACATGATGTACCTATTCTCGGAATATGCTTTGGTCATCAACTGGTAGCTGACGCATTGGGCGGCAAGGTCGGGCCACACCCCCAAGGGCCTGAAATCGGCACCATGCAGATTCACAAGACAGACCAAGCCGCCAACGATCCGCTTTTCAGCACGCTGCCCGACACTTTTCCTGCACACACTACCCACTTTCAATCAGCCCTGACTCTGCCCGACGATGCCGTCATTCTTGCACACAACAAGCACGAACCGCACCACGCCTTTCGTATCGGTAAACACATCTGGGGAGTCCAGTTTCACCCGGAGTTCGATGCTGAAGCCATGCGCTTATATGTAGCCGAACAAGCGCAAGCCATACTGAAGAACGGCGGAGACCCATCCCTTTTGCTCAGCAATGTGACTCAAACACACGATGCCGCGAGCCTGCTTTGCACATTCACAGCCTACTGTCGTAGCCTGAGCCGCTAA
- a CDS encoding N-acetyltransferase — protein MIRKARIDDVKAIHSLLLLTKEHDGLVLPRSFSQLYSHLRDFFVVVEGDEVIGCCALNIIWDNLAEIRSLVVLPEHRGKKLGRKLVEACLSEAVTLGIYEVYTLTEQTGFFAHLGFVEEGMEKLNQKVFIDCMNCPRFPDHCNEVAMVLNL, from the coding sequence GTGATTCGGAAGGCAAGAATAGATGACGTCAAGGCCATACACAGCCTGCTTCTTCTTACGAAGGAGCATGATGGGCTGGTGTTGCCGCGTTCGTTCAGTCAGTTGTATTCTCACCTCAGAGACTTTTTTGTAGTCGTTGAGGGTGATGAGGTTATAGGGTGTTGCGCCCTGAACATCATATGGGACAACCTTGCAGAGATCCGTTCTCTTGTGGTCTTGCCGGAGCATCGAGGAAAAAAACTCGGTCGCAAGCTCGTTGAGGCATGTCTTAGCGAAGCCGTGACCCTGGGCATATACGAGGTATATACCCTGACCGAGCAGACAGGCTTTTTTGCCCACCTGGGCTTTGTCGAAGAGGGGATGGAGAAACTCAATCAAAAAGTGTTCATCGATTGCATGAACTGTCCCCGATTCCCAGACCACTGTAACGAAGTGGCAATGGTACTCAACCTTTAA
- the atpB gene encoding F0F1 ATP synthase subunit A — translation MGFAGGLPHPLLYADMVKSIGHWGASMEQALGVASINHVLYMWLAMGILFTLGFIVRGRLQMVPGGLQNLFETIIGGLEDFTVSNLGQEGRQFMPLLCTIFLFILVMNYIGLVPGCDAPTANINTPASMAIIVFLFYNFVGIKKWGAGYIKHFMGPVSFLAPLMLILEPISHMARPLSLTLRLFGNIRGEEIVLILMFFLAPILGSLPMYFLFVLAKTIQAFIFFMLTMLYLQGSIEHAH, via the coding sequence ATGGGTTTCGCAGGCGGACTTCCGCATCCTCTTCTGTACGCTGACATGGTCAAATCCATCGGGCACTGGGGTGCCAGCATGGAACAGGCTCTTGGCGTCGCATCAATCAACCACGTGCTGTACATGTGGTTGGCAATGGGTATTCTTTTCACACTCGGTTTTATTGTTCGTGGCCGATTGCAGATGGTTCCCGGCGGGTTGCAAAACCTGTTTGAGACCATTATCGGCGGTCTGGAAGACTTCACTGTCTCCAACCTCGGCCAGGAAGGCCGTCAGTTCATGCCGCTGCTGTGTACCATCTTCTTGTTCATCCTCGTGATGAACTACATCGGCCTGGTCCCAGGCTGTGATGCTCCTACCGCGAACATCAACACTCCCGCCTCCATGGCGATCATCGTGTTCCTGTTCTACAACTTCGTGGGTATCAAAAAATGGGGCGCCGGCTACATCAAGCACTTCATGGGTCCGGTCAGCTTTCTGGCTCCGCTCATGCTGATCCTTGAGCCGATCTCTCACATGGCACGTCCGCTCAGCCTGACTCTGCGTCTTTTCGGTAACATCCGCGGTGAGGAAATTGTCCTTATCCTGATGTTCTTCCTGGCGCCGATCCTGGGCTCTCTGCCGATGTACTTCCTGTTCGTTCTTGCTAAGACCATCCAGGCATTCATTTTCTTCATGCTGACGATGCTCTACCTGCAGGGTTCCATCGAACACGCTCACTAG